From Burkholderiales bacterium, the proteins below share one genomic window:
- a CDS encoding glycine zipper 2TM domain-containing protein: protein MSAGGISVAAATDFTDTAEVISAAPIYDRISEPRKECWLETVDDVYYEPRQERRSLAGPIIGGVAGALLGSQIGGGSGAKVATGAGAIVGAITGDRISQRGSGRAYETRGTREVERCRTKTSYREVVTGYDVVYRYNGHEGRTRLPYDPGDTIKVGVSVGVVEGGRSHLSRRH from the coding sequence ATGTCGGCCGGCGGCATAAGCGTCGCCGCTGCGACCGATTTTACGGACACTGCCGAAGTCATTTCGGCAGCGCCGATTTATGACCGGATCAGCGAACCGCGCAAGGAATGCTGGCTGGAAACTGTCGATGATGTTTACTACGAGCCGCGCCAGGAACGGCGCTCGCTTGCCGGCCCGATTATCGGCGGCGTCGCCGGTGCTCTGCTCGGCAGTCAGATTGGCGGCGGTAGCGGCGCCAAAGTGGCGACGGGCGCTGGCGCGATAGTCGGGGCAATTACCGGCGATCGAATCAGCCAGCGTGGTTCGGGCCGCGCTTACGAAACCCGCGGAACGCGTGAGGTCGAGCGTTGCAGGACCAAGACTTCTTATCGCGAAGTCGTAACCGGCTATGACGTCGTCTACCGCTACAACGGTCACGAGGGGCGAACGCGGCTGCCGTACGACCCCGGCGATACCATCAAGGTCGGCGTTTCGGTCGGCGTCGTTGAAGGCGGCCGCTCCCATCTCAGCCGCCGCCATTGA